A window from Cherax quadricarinatus isolate ZL_2023a chromosome 72, ASM3850222v1, whole genome shotgun sequence encodes these proteins:
- the LOC128701344 gene encoding beta-1,4-galactosyltransferase 4-like: MGVGRCMRGYLVRLALTWEAKACLLLSATVVLLLCVLQRDQTHLQLLHVSDVPRELPQVSTEGAGVEASMRESTSEDSVTRRVLPGCPSTPPHLRGKLEVEENVSVSEAEARHGLGVRPGGFSWPLHCVARWSVAIIVPYRDRQYQVGTFLNHMHSFLQRQQLNYSIYLIEQEGTDLFNRARLLNVGFLESRKEGPWDCYAFHDVDMLPENDYHLYHCSAQPRHLAVATSNTKYRTYNFKYYTYYGGACLMTEAHVRKVNGWSNIYWGWGGEDDDMWRRIAFADMSVWRYPSHYARYKTLQHKPQPVNNNRYQILERNTGRYHTDGLNSINYTVKAFTRHPLYTHILADIGSSWNNSLTHLSTSEMHRESSQ, translated from the exons ATGGGTGTAGGGCGGTGTATGCGAGGGTATCTGGTGAGGCTGGCGCTGACTTGGGAGGCTAAGGCGTGTCTGCTGCTATCAGCcacagtggtgctgctgctgtgcgtgCTGCAGAGGGACCAGACTCACCTGCAGCTGCTGCATGTCAGCGACGTCCCGAGAGAATTACCTCAGGTCTCCACGGAAGGCGCTGGTGTGGAAGCCAGCATGAGAGAATCTACTTCTGAAGATAGTGTTACACGCAGGGTTCTTCCCGGCTGCCCCTCTACCCCTCCACACCTCC GTGGAAAGTTGGAGGTGGAGGAGAACGTGAGTGTGAGTGAAGCTGAGGCCAGGCACGGGCTAGGAGTGAGGCCAGGAGGGTTTTCCTGGCCTCTACACTGTGTCGCTCGCTGGTCGGTGGCTATAATTGTCCCGTACAGGGACAGGCAATACCAG GTTGGGACCTTCTTGAACCACATGCACTCGTTCCTGCAGCGTCAGCAGCTCAACTACTCTATCTACCTCATTGAGCAGGAAG GGACGGACCTGTTCAACAGAGCCCGCCTATTGAATGTTGGTTTTCTGGAGTCCCGCAAGGAGGGACCGTGGGACTGCTACGCTTTCCACGACGTTGATATGTTGCCGGAGAATGACTATCACCTGTATCACTGCTCGGCTCAGCCACGACACCTGGCAGTCGCTACCTCCAACACCAAATACCG GACCTACAATTTCAAGTACTATACTTACTATGGAGGCGCTTGTCTCATGACGGAGGCCCACGTGAGGAAGGTGAACGGCTGGAGTAATATATACTGGGGTTGGGGAGGAGAGGACGATGATATGTGGAGACGTATAGCCTTCGCTGACATGTCTGTGTGGAGGTATCCTTCACACTACGCCAGGTATAAGACTCTCCAACACAAGCCTCAGCCTGTGAATAACAACAG GTACCAGATACTAGAGCGCAACACTGGCAGATATCATACTGACGGCCTAAACAGTATAAACTACACTGTGAAGGCCTTTACCAGACACCCGCTATACACACACATCCTGGCAGACATCGGCTCCAGTTGGAACAATAGCCTCACACATCTCTCGACGTCTGAGATGCACAGAGAATCCAGTCAGTGA